The proteins below come from a single Candidatus Zixiibacteriota bacterium genomic window:
- a CDS encoding TusE/DsrC/DsvC family sulfur relay protein has product MVQAAMPSGSIEDNDGFLKQMSLWTREVAEELARKNDIDPLTEDHWKVIDFVRSYYVETGEGPPIVRICKATGFSSRYVCQMFPCGVARGAYRLAGLPRPHGCL; this is encoded by the coding sequence ATGGTACAAGCCGCTATGCCGTCGGGAAGCATCGAGGACAACGACGGCTTTCTTAAACAGATGTCGCTCTGGACACGTGAGGTGGCCGAGGAGCTGGCACGCAAGAACGACATCGATCCCTTGACCGAGGACCACTGGAAAGTGATCGACTTCGTGAGAAGCTACTACGTCGAAACCGGCGAAGGGCCGCCGATCGTGCGCATCTGCAAGGCAACCGGCTTCAGTTCCCGCTATGTCTGCCAGATGTTCCCGTGCGGAGTCGCCCGGGGGGCGTATCGCCTGGCGGGCTTGCCAAGACCACACGGTTGTCTTTGA